A region of Phycisphaerae bacterium DNA encodes the following proteins:
- the rpmB gene encoding 50S ribosomal protein L28 produces the protein MSRVCYFTGKRTKSGRQYARRGKAKYLGGVGSKVTGRTKRQFKPNVQKVRAVIDGRTVRVLVSTKAIRDGKIVKPPKRNYKPAQTTA, from the coding sequence ATGTCACGGGTTTGCTACTTTACCGGCAAGAGGACCAAGAGCGGCCGTCAGTATGCCCGACGCGGCAAGGCCAAGTACCTGGGTGGCGTGGGTTCCAAGGTCACCGGCCGGACCAAGCGGCAGTTCAAGCCGAACGTCCAGAAAGTCCGCGCAGTCATCGACGGCAGAACCGTCCGCGTCCTGGTCAGCACCAAGGCCATTCGCGACGGCAAGATCGTCAAGCCGCCGAAGCGCAACTACAAGCCCGCTCAAAC